The genomic segment TTAAAACTATGGTAGGAGGAATTATTTTAATCCTAGGTCTCTGTCTCTTGTTGCCATGTCTTATTCCTatgataataaataatttaaaaagggcTATAGAAAACATAATTTCCAGACAAACAGAAGCTAAAATATTAGCCCTGGGGGAGTATAAACCACTCCCAAATACAGATTTAAGTGAAGAAGAGACTATGACAGTAGAGATAGAGAGAAAATGTTAATGTGCtccacaaagaagagttaaaaatcAAAAGGGGGGAATTGATATGGATTGTATagtttgtggaacacaatttagtcatacacacactttagccacagtctgttcatggtttatttttaggtcagacAGAGTGTATTGCTGGCTACTGTAACATCACATGTATATAGAGTTATCTCTTTGTTTCTCCAGGTAACCTTGAGTCTGTAAAATGTAGCTTCTGTAACATATCTACAGAAATAACTGCTCTATGTAGTCACTgaaacaaagaattaaaatgaaataagataTATTCGTCGGTGATAGGTTAGACTGGGAGCCCTCCGCGTAACCTGACTGGTTAGAGGGACAGATAGGGATGACGCGTCGGGGGTTATAAAATTAACTGTATTGTATCCAAGACTCCAGAGACGGCACCCTTCCCTTTAggtgctttctctccatgctttgcaaaccatgtatcctgaataaaacctttttgctTTGAAGCTGCCtgtttgttgtggtcttgtaaaatTTCCCTTGCATGGCCTATAACAATATCTTCCAATCTTGCCTTCCTGAAACCAACTACTGGTGTAATTTCTTGTGCACTGGGAGTTTGGGTTCCTTTTCTTGACATATATTGCAACAGATAAACTTTTCTGAGATTGGTTTTACCTTTGCAGTGTCCATGAGCTCTACTCCCATATTGTCACTGTCAGCTCTTTATTGCAGGCAAACCCAGCATCTTGTCATTCTTCCATTGCTTGTGCAATTCAAGGCTGCATTTCCTGAATTAGTTTTTCAGCCATGACTTCCCCTGACAATATCCAAGCTTGAATTGCTACATTGCTTTTGAACCATTGATTCatattggtttgaagcagcagaaccaagttgagtccaggggtacctttaagaccaacaaagttttagtcaagttGTGAGTTTTTATGTGTACACACACTTCTTTagactggtaccagagcttgcaataaacccagatgccaatttTGCTGTCACATatacgcaaacacacacacaatcatcggACCTAACAACTTCAACTGCACTgcaccatctcaggctcattcacttgttcatcttcAAACATTGCATATGCCATTAAATGGTGACAATATCCTATTTTCTACATCAGGGAAACCATCTGCCAAGGGATAAATGGGCATAAATTTAACATcaggaatcacaagactgagaaacctgtgggaaaatgcttcagccttccaggacattcagtgggggacctcaaagttgctgttttattacaaaggaacttcaagaacagaatggaaagggaaattgctgagttataagttattacaacactcaaaacaaggggatccccaggactcaacatattggtttcttatctcaccatATACGATAATCTCATTCAGCCCTTATatctgcattcttaacaatcccccAGAAGGGCCACAGGccctcttcatttcatttcattttttgtttggaATAATGAAACTGAATAGTGGATTGTACTGTAACGAATTCTAGCTCCAAAACCCATCTGGAGATTAGCAGGCACAAGTCCTTGGCTGCAGCCCAGAAGTTAGGGGTGTCTTTGGCCACTTCCATCTTGGCTTTCCTGTGATTCCCTAAAAACTGTTTGCTTTGTTATGGTTTTTGTGTGTTCTTATactgatgtttttgttttttattgctGCTTGCAAGattttctgtatatttttatttactgatgcagtggggggagggtgggtgaTACTCCAAAAGCAATATAGGATCTGAACTGAGGACCCATCCACATTGCTGCTTCAAGGCTACCTGATAAAGAAGTCAGATTTTGCAATCGTGAGTCTTGTTGGTGTCTATAGGTTGCAATCCTCACAGGAATAAAGGGAGGGAATAAAGACAACTGAAGATGGGGAGGAGATTAAAAGTTGGATGGTTGTtggttgggaaggagagaagggggaaagatgaGGATGTAGGGGCTACTAGGAAGATGGAAAGAGAAACCTAGCATGAGGCAAGGGATACAGAGGAAATTGATGCAAAATAAAGAAAGATTGACAGATTGTTTAAAATTCTCCACCAGAATAACTTGAGTTTAGGTGCATTAGTGATGTTTTAGATACAGTTTAGGTTGATTTAAGACCTGTATTGGACCTAGCACCAACACtgagtggtgggttacaagattgttgttaggtgcgaagttgtgtccgacccatcgcgaccccatggacaatgatcctccaggccttcctgtcctctaccattccccggagtccatttaagtttgcaccgattgcttcagtgactccatccagccaccacatcctctgtcgtccccttcttcttttgccctcgatcgctcccagcattaggctcttctccagggagtccttccttctcatgaggtggccaaagtatttgagtttcatcttcaggatctggccttctaaggagcagtcagggctgatctcctctaggactgaccggtttgttcgccttgcagtccaagggactcgcaagagtcttctccagcaccagagttcaaaagcctcaattctttgacgctcgaccttccttacagtccaactttcacagccatacattgcaactgggaaatccatagccttgactggacacacttttgttggcagggtgatgtctctgctttttaggatgctgtctagatttgccatagctttcctccccaggagcaagcatcttttaatttatttgctgcaatccccatctgcagtgatcttggagcccagaaaaataaaatctgtcactatctccatttcttccccatctatttgccaggaattgagagggccggataccatgatctttgttttcttgatgctgagtttcaatccaacttttgcactctcctccttcacccgattcaacaggctctttagttcctcttcactttctgccattagagtggtatcatctgcatatctgaggttgctgaaatttttccctgcaatcttgatcccaatttgtgactcatctaagtAAAATACAAGTCcccttaaacccccccccccactaaaatacaagggccatttcgcacagagctcaaagttgctatttggttgctgttagcgaaatcgctacttcaactagcgaaatgtaactagctgtgcccgtaacgcacagctgcggtttttgcggaatttagcactttcacttctcgtcactttcgtaacccacaggcttccggttctccgtcttttcgctacaaaggaggtccctttttagcgcttctggcctcccgtgcccgtcaatcaaactgcaggcacacctttgacctcgaccctaaagccggacttgtcggggttccctttttttaaaaaaaaaccaggaaaccccgtagcaacgcgttatcgtcaaatcattggcgcccttggaacgtgttttctattgttttctatgaaccagaggttgatgcattgatatgtttgattggttaatccccgcccacagtacacgcccacaggttacctgcttatatgcacctgggcagacacgcggtcggcctcactctttgtttgcgtagcctactgcccgcagcacaggttaacgttgcaatggagaggattatttttcaattgttgtctcagatgcttgcggtggtccagcgtatccacaCCACCGTGCGGcgtaggagggctgcttcagaggaataccgagaacgtattgccagagcgatgaccagcagtacaagacgttctcaacgggcaaccatggcggcaaagaggcactggcaagctctggcagaggtccggttccccccccggttctgggcggacgaaagatcctctgactggtgggaaaattttgtgtggactcgctgggatgatgaccactggattgccaactttagaatgtctaggggaacattttttgaactcgtggaggctctacgtggacgcatggagaggcaagtcactggcatgcggcgccccgtgccagtggaaaaaagggtggcggctgcattgtggtacttggccacccctcagtacttccggacagtagcccagcaattcggactcggagtcactacggttggcgatatccttaaggagttctgcctcgccatggaggcggaattgttcagcaaagtcgtgtgcctcggagaccggcttggagcggtgagtgtcattctatcccctttgccctttaaattttttttcttgtttgacaggtcagcaacgaagacgcgatgcaccccacgctgacatgccatggcttatattcttttctttcccttattccagagtatggacgggtttgccaggcttggattcccgcattgttttgcggccgtcgatggaagctacatccctatccgtgcccccgggggaagcataaaggagtacgggaacaggaaggacttttgttctgttctcctgcaaggaactgtggacttctccggacggtttatcgatgccgaggtggggtggagtggcaggaggcatgatgcccttgttttcagggaatcgaacctcaggaaagccatggacgaaggggtctttgttccaggaaaccccaccgccaccattgagggcgtgcgtgtgccggcgttggtgctcggggacggagcctacccattacgccgctggctcatgactccctataagcggccaaggacagacgtgcagagccactacaacctcagtcactcccgggcaaggaatgtagtggagcgtgcctttggacgtttgaagtcccggttccgttgcttgatgtcacgactccatgtgcatatagacaatgtgactccgctgatcatcgcgtgtgtcattttgcacaacatatgcgaggacaagggacataacatccccttccctgtggatgaacctgatcctgtagtccttgaggacacacaagacatccctgaagcaaggagaaaaaggatctatgcggaggggtgcaaggttcgggacgccatagccacccacatctacagaaaaaggaggcgtgtttgattgtttttcctactctgttgttgaataaagttttatgttctttgtttaaccttgtcttgtgcggtttgtctacttagccagcaaaaaacggggattctctggtccaaaagcactttgacagccctaaatgctaactccccgctgaaattgacaaacacaatatggaagcgctgaacggggaaagtttggggaggcgggtagccaggaagtattggcgacccctgtcaaaccggaggatcaatccacttatgttccaaggaataatttcattggtgggcagctttgatacatttaaaataggggtggtcgatcagAGCAATgcatgttcgttccctaaccgtcattccgaagatgccgaagccacggaagggctccttctggcagcgcgccgaggctgaggcacttctggagcttgtgctccaatcgaaaagtgttggccgccttatggccagcacccactgccacacgaAGGGTgattacctggtgttggcatcgaagctgagggagaggggctacgtctggacctgggagcaggtccggacaaaatttaagagggtgaagctggacttcctcaacagtcttgaacagtggggggggggggtcccgcagccaagtgggagaacggtcttccacgaccagatggtgaagatatgggagaaggctgggaagcccccgctggaaatgaggaggcatatgggtgagtgctgccctcgttgtgttttacccttaaacatgcatggaatgactagctgcctctttcccctactgtccccaatgaaattcgagaaagtatttagatgctgtcaaccccctctgacttagcccgccagtactgtagaaccactttggttgtgcgctttgactctaactgtggtgtggccaccagctgtgtttcatctctggtttgtgtgcttttaattatgattgctctttttctttgcccagccacacaatcaccatccaagatggcaaaagcacctgagcttgaggagggggaggaagagggaccttccacctcaggacaggctgcaggtgagagttttatgtctgtgcgggagacccatgtgtgtgttcccccatggagcaatatgggagcctgctgtgatgcttccatttgaagtgctattaaattctttgtttgatttctgtagcagaaactatggaggcaaggctgcgtgccatggaggccagagtgactgccttagaggctgaagtggcagacctgaaaggggagttagagcagcaaaggcagcagagggaggcggaagaacgtaggttatgttccccactgcccaactcttctcacactgtggctaaggccactaaaaagtgtatgcatgtaaactaaaaaaattggaaaatatgtgtggcactaatgtgtactttttctccctccccacacagttaagaagaaggaggacgaagacctgttccgccgcaaagtcagggggaccatgggacggttgtgcaggagagtgagggagatggaaggggctggggaggggagcagtgggacctgagttttgttttctgtttgtgttttggggtggggggtgttgggggggttcctagttacattgcccatttttctatccctgttaaatatattgaatttgttaaaaaaaagttggctttcttggagggtgggggtggtggtgggggggtccaagttacattcccttgtttttttctcctattgaactgtttttgaaaataaaatgttgttgtaaatttactgaaaaagactccagtgtgactccttacactcgcacacctttcaccccaaactcctaaaacacctttaacctttaaaacaccctccaacctccaaccaacacaacggtgccagaataggcacaatcactagagagggtacacagagacagagtcaaaaatataaactttatttaacagacaacagcaaacacagataactagacaaactggcccaaactaggagggggagaacttgtccgcgggtttaactattctcttcccgagaacagtcctccttctcgtttgggtcgaggcattctgagacggggtgggtggggtgggtgctggaggtggtgggggaggtgtgggtgggggggggatgtgcacggtaatctgaggaggggtggccgcctccataaccgcgaccgccctctccatcagcctccttatcagtcgaacctcctccacgctttcgcgtagggattggttcgactccctaaggatggcacggaatttttttccctcctgggccacgagggagagcatcgcctggtctgcggcagcggcacgcctggactcctcctggcagtgctcgaggatcctttctcccacgcTAGTTAatacggagacgcgccgcagcctgccgcgttccctcgccagcctctcctctgcttggagagcacctctaggtggtgagccggctggctcatcgtcttctgaaaggacctctgttggcaaaaaaagagaaacagaactgttagtaacattgagacagtcaaaacccaccctggtgcacatggtggcctttcttggttacatattgttaaaccaagactcaaaactatgccaggggagcacatagttattgtttgtttgcccatggtggcctttcttggttacatattgttaaaccaagactcagaacaatgccaggggagcacatggttattgtttgtttgcccatgatggcctttcttggttacatattgttaaaccaagactcagaacaatgccaggggagcacaaaaatgaaaaggaagcacacagttattgcacacagacattgtcctgcagccatggctcgaaaggaacagttcatgcacgctcaccatcttgtatctgtatacgcctgcgcagggcaggaggtccagccaccccacgctcctcctcctcctgcgtcccgggtatgaaatctgaaaaaagggaaaaaagaacatgatttaggaccaaagtgtggcaaagcaagcttcaaaccctaaagcagcaacgttgagggactctcttctgtctcttggcagtgctgctgccctgcacaaacagaaaagcacaaagcagttaacccccccccccttattgcaactgatacttaccaacatttgtggacgccccagaatcactgtcctctgccaccgctgcaggggactcgaggaccaccgtcccaggcatctgtgtctctgtggacaagagcagaaaatagtgaaaaaggagcaagcatacaacctgaaccacacagcaagctcccaaagtagtggctaaagcactgcagaaggcctatggctgaggcatgctgcaaaactgttttggttgttggttaaacacaaccgttttaaaaagccaccaaaagcaatccacaaacatcctagcatattatgcgttgcaacggacacaaggcatacaatagtgaaaaatgagcaagcatacaacctgaaccacacagcaagctcccaaagtagtggctaaagcactgcagaaggcctatggctgaggcatgctgcaaaactgttttggttgttggttaaacacaaccgttttaaaaagccaccaaaagcaatccacaaacatcctagcatattatgcgttgcaacgaacacacgagaaaacgattcccaaacgtcagaacacacatttgctcaaaatgaaatataaaataaaaataaaattacttaccggaggcaaggggcgtttgctgaggaacctcctctggctccccaggagcgatggccatcaggtccaccgtgaccaattccgcggctcgttgctggacggggggtggaggccgaaagctggacgaggtgccctcgccgggatcctcctcagcgggtggttcctcgaccggggcagccggcttccgaaccaccttaaggctcctcccgacgcgcttcggcctgccggctccttccccgtcgccgtacagcgggcgctgctcctcaaagtaggggcaggtcaccttctcgttgccggaacccttattatggttcacggcacgcatgtactccgcccgcattgttttagttttggaccagcattcaaggccggtcctgttgtggcccagggcacgcatcttgatggccatttgttcgaagacctccctattcctgtgcgaggactggaaggcgtcctggattttctcttccgagaaaatcgcgatcaggtccctgatctccgcgtccctccaagttggcccacggccggttgcagggacggacgaggcttgcgaagaggattccatggtgctttcgctagtagctgagcaaaatggaggtgcgaggtgcagggtgcaacggatcatataccttcccgcacacaaagacaaagggactagccggctcctgattggtggagggcagtaggggacacgcacattggccacatgaggtcacatgtcacgttcaaaactcctcgcgcgggaacaggatctgctcctaatggccagattagcgccttttgtttgacttctcgcatgcgctgattcgtccacacgcgggaagagcagtttgaacatgcagcgggagccattttactgaaatgtccgccattacaaaaacgcatgccggtgtaaaaccgggagcaagtgcagcggtactcgacagttccccaataatattcaccaaccaaagcataaatcaatgacatgtaactggcgaacgttcgttggcacactcagcggaaagttttttaaaatgaacggtggacggcgactccgcttgccggaggtctagccgccgatggacggggttgtccgcacccaagcacaaccacgca from the Paroedura picta isolate Pp20150507F chromosome 10, Ppicta_v3.0, whole genome shotgun sequence genome contains:
- the LOC143819692 gene encoding uncharacterized protein LOC143819692, producing the protein MKMGSGNEKVTCPYFEEQRPLYGDGEGAGRPKRVGRSLKVVRKPAAPVEEPPAEEDPGEGTSSSFRPPPPVQQRAAELVTVDLMAIAPGEPEEVPQQTPLASETQMPGTVVLESPAAVAEDSDSGASTNVDFIPGTQEEEERGVAGPPALRRRIQIQDEVLSEDDEPAGSPPRGALQAEERLARERGRLRRVSVLTSVGERILEHCQEESRRAAAADQAMLSLVAQEGKKFLSGSSDTVLEVSELPGVPGGSLALPS